ACACCCCGACCAAGAGTCGCCGGTGGCGGTGGCGGCGGCAGAGCACCCCTTGATAGTGACGACGATGGCATTACAGATATTATGGAGATGCTTAAGGATACCAACCCCGAAGATCCATGTGATCCAAATCCAAAGTGTGTAGCATGCATGGCTTCTCGACCAACAACTCCCACTGCACCTGCTTCTGTACCATCCTCTGAGGAGGTATGGGTACCGGGACTGAGTCCGAGTCCTGTACCAGTAACTACACCAACCCCAAGACTATCAGGGTTAACGCCCACATCTGTGTTCCCGATATTCGATAGTCTGTCTAGAACGATACTCATAATTGTGGTAATTGCTGCTGTGATCACACTCATGTTCATCGTTGCTTATCTTTATAGTAGATATAAAGAGACAGAAGAGGGAGGTATCGGTAAGAAAGAGAAGTTTAGTAAGAAAGAGAAGATTATATGGCGCTGAAAGAAGTGATTGGCATCGGTGCTTTAAATTACGATGTCCTGTATGTTGTGGAGCGGATAGCAGGACCAGGTGAAGAGGTCGGCATCATAGATATAAATAAGGCACCAGGTGGCTCAGCCGCAAACACAATCGTTGCTCTGGCGCGGCTTGGTGTTGATACTGGCTTTATTGGCGTGCTTGGGAATGATAATGAGGGCGATATAATTCTCAATACATTCAGGAAAGAGGGCGTTGATGCCGTGATAAAGAGGATTAATGGCTGTACAGGTGCTGCAATAGGGTTTATAGATTCTAAAGGAGAGAGAACTCTCTATATCTATCCCGGTGTGAATGATGAACTTCGTATCAATGATATAGATATGGAGTTTGTAGCGAATTCTAAATTTGTACACATGAGCTCTTTCGTGAATCGAGCACAACTGGAGATGCTATGCGAAGTGGCAACGCAACTGAAAGAATCGAAATCGAAACTCAGTTTCAGCCCCGGAATGCTATGCTCTAAGTATGAACTCGCCGATTTGTACACTATCATAGAACGAAGTGAAGTGGTCTTCCTCAGTGAGAATGAGTTAGAATCGCTGGTATCGGGCGACATTTATGAGCATCGTGCTTCTAAGCTACTTGATATCGGTGCATCCATTGTATGTGTCACACTCGGTGAGCGAGGTTGTTATGTAGTGAATACAGCGGCTGAATCGTATCTGGTGGAAGCATATCCGACAGCCGATATCGTGGACACAACAGGCGCGGGTGATGCATTTGCTGCCGGGTTCCTGTATGGACTTCTTCATAGCAAGAGCATATACGAGTGTGCCCGAGCCGGTAATCTACTGGCTTCTTACTGCATTCGCAGATACGGCAGTAGAGATGGATTGCCTTATTCACTCACGCTTTAGTTTCTTGTTCCAAGCCCGCCTTTAGAAATAAAAGGGGCGAAAATAGATTATAGATTGAATTACCACCTACTTGAAAATAGAGATGTCATCTTTTTACTCAAATGGAACTCGCGACACTCTTTTTCTGCAAATGCGCTGATTTATACTTAAAAAGAGAAGCGATAATTGCTTTTGTAATGCCGAGGAGCGTTTTAGCAGGAACAATCCATCACATGAACTTTAGAAAGTTTAGGAAGCCCTTTATAAGGTTAATTAAAATAATTGACTTAGAAGAAGTGACTCTTCTTTTTAACATGCCTTCTTATGTATTAATTGGATTAAAAGATGGCAAAACTAAATACCCCGTATTATCAGAAAGGTATATTGGCGAGTTAAAGGGGGATGCGATTCTAAGAAATCGCGTACCAAGCTGGCGGTCATCTCTTTTGTGTTCATATCCACCCCATTAGAAGTAGAAGATATTTAAAAATAGTGATAAGTTATGGCACTTTACTCTTAAATTCCTAATTCCTAAGTTAAAACCGGAAATGAATTTTGTCCGGGTTTTGGGGATTGAAACAATTGATGTGATGATTGTTTATAATATTCAGGCAAGTAATCTTTATGAAAAATAACAATAAAACCTATAAGAAACCCTCATGGGATGGTGAGATTCATGTCTAATCATAATCTCGGGGAAAGACTTGAAAAAATAAAGGAATTTTGCATGCGAAAACTACCTTATATACACTCTCATGGTCTTTTCAGATATTACACTGTCCACAGTGTAGGGCATTCAGAGGCAGTAATCAAAATACTGAATGAACTTACCGAAGGTGTGAATCTAAGTGAATATGAGAATTTCTTGCTGAAATGTGGCGCTTGGCTCCATGACATCGGGATGTTAATGCGGGAAGGAGAGGATATTAATAATCCTGAAATTTGCAATAGAATCAGGAAAGAACATCACAAGCGAAGTGCTGAACATATCAGCAAGCATTGGAGAGAAATAGGGTTAAGTGATGAAACAGAAGCGACAATTATTCAATGGATTTGCTATGCTCACAGCAGTAAGGAGGATATAAATAAAGTTCCTGAGGAAATTCATGCCGCAAGTGAGAATGTTCGCACAAGACTTTTAGCAGCATTGCTCAGGCTCGCGGATGCCCTTGACTGCGGTAAGAATCGCTTACCCCCAGAAGAATACAGACATCTACCACAAATCCCGAGGGAATCCCAAGAAGAATATTGGAAACACGAAATAGTGGAGAAAGTTGAGATAAAAGGAAGCGAGATATATGTAGAAATGCTCCTGAAATACAAAGACCATAAGGAAAACAATGTCGCAGATAAAGTGAAAGAGAAAATTGAAGAGGAATTGAATAGTGTAAGAGATGTCCTTGAGCAATATAATTTGCATTTTGAACTTGATTTTAATGTTAATGAACCCCCTGAGCTTGAAGAAAGACCTGCAATAAGAACAATAGAGGCGTATAAGCGTGTGAGTAATGAAGATGAATTGAAGAATGTAGTTGAAGATGATAGATTTTTAGAAACGCCCTACAAGAAGGGATTTCATACATGGGAAGAGTTTAAAACAACCGTATATAATTATTATGAGTTTAAAGAGCCTTCGGAGGGGCAGATTCTCGCTATACACGGCGATATAGGTGTGGGAAAGACGACATACATGCTTCTTCTTGTTGAGCGTATTATCGAGCGGGGGAAGGGAGAAGTTATATTCCTTAATTCGTACGAATACGAATCATCTATATCACAGGTGGAGCATGAATATAGGAAGTTCATTGTAATTGATGCTCTCGGACATTTGAAAGCGGGTGGCAATGTGAATGTGGAGGCTTTAAGGAATAAATGCGAGAGAATTGTTGATTTTGCAAAGAGAAACCGTGCAAAAATGATTATAACGATGAGAAATCCTGAAAAAGACATTCTTCAGAGAGTTGTTTATGATAGAGGGTTTGAACTGATACCTTATGAAGTAAAACCTGAGGCGGATGATATGCGGAAGATTATTGCGAGCTACATAAAGTATTTCAATGTAAGTATTGCTGGCATTCCTCCAGATGAAGCATGTGAAATGATTGAGAGCGGAAGAATGAGCGAAGTGCTGAACAAAGCGATGCAATTATTGGTTGAGAGGTCAAACAACGCCCCTTTCTACATACGACATTTGATGCATGAACATCACAATAGAACACTCAGCATGGAAGAAATAGAGAGATTGCCAAAAGGCGTTAAGAACATTCTGATGGACACAATAAGAAAATTATTGCGTGGCGATGAAGGTGATATGACTTTCATTAAGCTCTTAATCACAATCTCAAAGCTCAGAATTTTCTCAATATTCCTTTACGATGCTATTTATGAAAGAATTGCACAAAGAGATGAGGCAAAAGAGCAGAAAGAGGCGTTTAAAAAATATATGCAGAGTGAAGGATGGGTATATTCATTATCACAGTATTGGCGAAATGCGATAAATAGTGCGATAGAA
The nucleotide sequence above comes from Methanophagales archaeon. Encoded proteins:
- a CDS encoding carbohydrate kinase family protein yields the protein MALKEVIGIGALNYDVLYVVERIAGPGEEVGIIDINKAPGGSAANTIVALARLGVDTGFIGVLGNDNEGDIILNTFRKEGVDAVIKRINGCTGAAIGFIDSKGERTLYIYPGVNDELRINDIDMEFVANSKFVHMSSFVNRAQLEMLCEVATQLKESKSKLSFSPGMLCSKYELADLYTIIERSEVVFLSENELESLVSGDIYEHRASKLLDIGASIVCVTLGERGCYVVNTAAESYLVEAYPTADIVDTTGAGDAFAAGFLYGLLHSKSIYECARAGNLLASYCIRRYGSRDGLPYSLTL
- a CDS encoding tetratricopeptide repeat protein, whose amino-acid sequence is MRKLPYIHSHGLFRYYTVHSVGHSEAVIKILNELTEGVNLSEYENFLLKCGAWLHDIGMLMREGEDINNPEICNRIRKEHHKRSAEHISKHWREIGLSDETEATIIQWICYAHSSKEDINKVPEEIHAASENVRTRLLAALLRLADALDCGKNRLPPEEYRHLPQIPRESQEEYWKHEIVEKVEIKGSEIYVEMLLKYKDHKENNVADKVKEKIEEELNSVRDVLEQYNLHFELDFNVNEPPELEERPAIRTIEAYKRVSNEDELKNVVEDDRFLETPYKKGFHTWEEFKTTVYNYYEFKEPSEGQILAIHGDIGVGKTTYMLLLVERIIERGKGEVIFLNSYEYESSISQVEHEYRKFIVIDALGHLKAGGNVNVEALRNKCERIVDFAKRNRAKMIITMRNPEKDILQRVVYDRGFELIPYEVKPEADDMRKIIASYIKYFNVSIAGIPPDEACEMIESGRMSEVLNKAMQLLVERSNNAPFYIRHLMHEHHNRTLSMEEIERLPKGVKNILMDTIRKLLRGDEGDMTFIKLLITISKLRIFSIFLYDAIYERIAQRDEAKEQKEAFKKYMQSEGWVYSLSQYWRNAINSAIEGGIEDRELAEKFLEASLDLMDAKAVIREEIKKAFVEGKINMGFFYLIADAVQSAPDIDMLFFAYDSFKKAEHVEAPGKDIARLSLAAHSFYLGNALYEQKNFEDSIKAYSTSLKLNEYAGAYYNRGVAYVGLGKYNRAIEDFNKAIKLNPDDAEAYYNRGLAYVGLGKYNRAREDMLRAGNLFTNERRIEDAITVCEVMFKFNIGEESERVIAGHIRLLHSYISGSVEKGYMDEEVLRNAVERLKRREESRWLIHIFSALMQMYNKMRDGNNSRRA